Part of the Ictalurus furcatus strain D&B chromosome 19, Billie_1.0, whole genome shotgun sequence genome, GGGAATAATGGAAAATGATGGCTATGTGGGACACTTGGGACGCTGATCCAACTCTGACGTGAACGCTGTCTCAACAGGAGGCTCATAAGATGGTGCGAGAAGCGAACGTGAAGCAGGCCACAGCAGAGAAGCAGCTGAAGGAAGCCCTCGGGAAGGTGAGAAACAGTGGATACGTTGGGTGTTTGGTCTGTGGGTTGGAGTTTTGGAGTGAAATGTTAGCTTCAGCGCATAGAAACTTTATTCATCCCATCAGAGAAGTCCCAGTACCTGCTTTTCACAAACCTGCATCTGGATGAACAGACTTAATTCAGATTTTATTCATTGATTAAGATTTGCagctaatacatttttatactcCTTAAATATTGTAGTCTGTTAtggactttttaaaatttagctCATGTTCATgataatgatttattaaatacaTGATTAAATTGGATTCAtggcaaaatatatttttattttatactcaATTAATGAACATCTGTACGGATAATAAAAAGgtcaattacaaacaaaattacaaatatttgtcatttttatcccTCCTCCCTCTTTTCCTCTGCTTTTCTCCAACTCTCTACAGATTGATGTTCTCCAGGCCGAGGTGGCTGCACTGAAGACACTCGTTCTGTCCACGTCTCCTACGTCACCATGTAAGGAGCTGCCATCTGGCTCCAAGGTGCCATTTAAGAAGGGCCACGTGCGCAACAAGAGCACCAGTAGTGCAATGCTGGGCAGCCAGCAGGAGCTCAGTGTTACTCAGCCCATTGTACGTGACTGCAAGGAGGCAAGAGACCTGTTTAATTTCTGTACTCTCTGCACACTCATcatacactatacggccaaaagtttgtggacacctgaccatcacattcatgtgtacttgttgaacatcccattccatatGTAATCCCctgtgtttgctgttataataacctccactcttctgcaaAGCCTTttggagattttggagcgtttctgttgggatttgtgatcattcagctacaagagtattagtgaggtcaggtcctgatgttaggtgaggaggtcttgggtgcagtcggtgttccagttcatctcaaatgTGTTTAGTTCATCTAGCaaacacagaaagaaaacaaaatctgcACTTAATCAAGGCTGAAATGCTTACGTTCTTAAATACAAACCATTTGATCTATGGATTTGCTCTCTGGGATATTTCATCACAAGTCGTTTGTGATGTTCCTCCTGCAATGCTTTTTCAATTAGCTAAAGCTACAAGCTGGTGTGTGCAGATTAGCCTATGCATGTTAAGTTGAAGTTGTACCTCagtggtggatttttttttttttcaagactcATTAAAGGTATATTTGAGggtggaaaaatatttttgtatttgaaGTTATGGGCCTTGTGTTCTGCCTTGTGTTTATCAGTCATTAATTGTTAACCGTTTGTTAATCTTATGAATAATAGATTGAGGAATTGCCTTAATCCCTAAACTGTATCCCACACTACCTGTAATTTTGTCAGCTGCTACACAAGTACACATTTGGTTGATGGTAgaccgttgttttttttttctttttcttttttcattgcaattttatatttattcactttAACTGTTAATGCTTGCATGGATCATGGAtcatcttttcagaatcagaaacAGAATAGAAACTTTTTAGAAGAGGATAGGGAATATTGCTACTTGTTTGTTTCCCttactctttatttattattacactttAGTAGGTTACCATACATTACCACACTGCATTTAGCTACTACTTTATAGCCTGAACAATTAGGTTTCTGAGCAAACGCAACATGAATTTTTCCCGTGCCCAGTGGCCTAGCTGATGAATTTATCACTCGTCCActcctgagatgtgtgtttCGATGTTTAGACTGGCATTGGTAGAATTTAAGATCAAAATCATTTGATCTCAAATTATGATGTAGATTGTCTAAGAATGTTTATTGGAATGAATGTACTAATAAAAATCCGAATAATACTCACATAGTGAAATTTGTTCTGAGATccctcatgtgtatatatatttaatatttttataaatccAAATATGTTCGAATTTGACATTATTTGatataatagtagtagtaatgtaataatatttcttttataaaatattaagtgtttgtgtgtgtgtgtgtgtgcgcacgcatgTAGGTGGACTCCATTCTGTTTAATGAGTTTAAGGCATGGAAGGAGGAACCCACGTTTGAGCGGAGTTGCTCTTTCTTGGACCGAATTTACAGAGAGGACATTTACCCATGTCTCACGTTCTGCAAGAGTGAGGTGTGTGCACCCGCCTTAAATTATAAAGCTTTGTCATCCTGTTAATTTTAAAGACATGATTTTCATTCTTATGGATTGTGCTGCTTATGTATTAAGtccaaatacaaaatattagtTTAATTACTAATAAATGACTGCCTTTTCTGTTTTACCATAATTTTGGTGTATACAGAATATCTGTTAATATGAGCACTATTAGTAGTGTCCTAATGGTCTGTTAATATGTACCatgataaatgtataaatacatatttgttCCTGCTACAGTGTTAATTGCACACCTTTGGCACGATAAGGTAAACATTAACTAGACACCTGAACTTCTGTGAGTAAATGTGACATGACGTTTTGTTGGAACCTGGTGGGTGTGGTAACCTCAGTATGATCACCTGGGCCATCAGATTTGCATGAGTTATATCCTAGGACGGAAGGGAGAATTCATTTTACATATGAGTTTATTTCATCCTGacaaattatacagtataactaCAAATACTATCTCAAAGATATTTATTGAACTGCCTTCTAGCCTGAGCTCATATATCGGTTAATGTTGATTTCCTCAGAATTAaggagaaaatgtgatctcagtgacttggctggtttgaatatttcataaactgctgatctcctgctgATTCATACACAACATTCTCTAGTCTCTAGAGCTTCACGCcttgtgagtgagagagggtcaagccgacaggaaggctatagtaactcaattaagcactctttacaaccgtggtgagtagaaaagcatctcagaagacATCAAATATTgagggctacaacagcagaggtccacatcaggttccactactgccagccaagaacaggaacctgaggcTGCAGTGTTCACAGGATCAACTGGGTAGTTGAATTTGGAAAAACATCGCCTGGTCTTTTTCAAGTCTGTCCAGTTTCACTGCGCCTACGCCCACCGTAGCCTCTGATGTTTCTATACTTTTGTGTAGGAAGATAAAACACATTAAGACGGTTATAGACAAACAATTTATGGAAAATGATTTGTAGTAAGAAATTGACAGATGGTGAAATTAAACttattatcttttattttgttttttataaatatagctGGGCTCAGCGATCTTAGAGGCTGTGGAGAGAAACACACTGAGTGTGGAGCCAGTGGGATTCCAGCCGCTGCCAGTAGTCAAAGCCTCAGCTGTGGAGTGTGGAGGGCCCAAGTGAGTACTTCCAATCACCTGATTCCTAACCAACAACAGCAGGCATGCTGTGAAGAGGActcttaaataaatgaatgaataaatacatacatacgttATTTAACTAATTAAAGTAAGTAAATTAAGTAATAAAAGTATGTTAGTAAAGAAAGTAGACAGTAAGTGTAGTATGTAAGTTAGAAAGTTGAGTAAGTAAAGCAGGTAAGTAAAGTATGTGAAGTAAGTTAGAAAGTAAATGCATGGAGTTAGAAAGTTAAGTAAGTAAAGTTAATTGAGCAAGGGAAGTATGGAAGTTAGGTAAGTTAGGAAGttaagaaagtaaataaattaagtTAGAAAGTTGAGTAAGTAAGCAAAGTATGTAGAAAATGAAGTAGGTAAGCGAGTGAGTAAGCGAAGTGTGGAAATTAAGTAAGTTAGTATGTTAGAAAGTTCAAGCAAATCAGGTAAGTAAAGTAAGTTAGAAACTTAAGTAAGGAAGTTAATAAATTAGAAAGTTTGAAAGTAAGGTAAGTATGTAAATATAGCAAGTAAGTAAAGGAAATAAGAAAGTTAAGTAAGTAAGATTCTTTCTGAAGTTGTGTTGGCTGACAGGGTGTAAATGCTTATTCCTATTTGCTGTGGATTCCACAGAAGGTTCTTAAAGGCAGacaccctttaaaaaaaaaaaacagcaccttTATAGGATATTATATCATTTGATCTGGTCATGCCATTGTTGCTTTTCTTCTGAAATCATTCTTTCATACTCTGTGTATGGGTGTGGAATTAATGGCACAGATCACTCGCTCATTGTGAAGTGTATTTAGTTAACAAGTGAGCTGACATTATTcttggtttattgtaatattgGTGTAGttgtaatattacattttacagtgtataGGCTACATGACGTAGCGCTTGCTGTGTACCtgtggttttaaaaataaagaaacatgcTAGTATTGAGGATCTCAGCATTACTGAATCACTCAGGAAGATTTGTGTAATCATTTGTGTGTAATtgtcaggacagagggctttaaTTAACACACCCACATACTCTGATAACTTAgagtaatgaaataaaatactctCACATAGAAGACCAGGGTTagggttttttggggtttttttttttaattcatttgataTTTACAACACATCCACAATGATGGATGATTCTACAAAGAAGCACAAGGACAGTGTGATTTCTAAAAGATGGATAAAGATTggatatattttatacacagcTTTTGCTCTCACACTTTCCACGACATTCGACCCACTTTCCCCATAAGCTTCTGCTTTATCTAATGTCTTCTGTTTGTCAGAGCTTTCCATCTCTTCTGtttctttattcctttctttcttttttgccgCCCCCTAGTGGCAGGAAGTCTGAAATAGTCACGTAAGtgtacattctctctctctctctctctctctctctctctctctctctctccctccattctCCATGCAGCCTTTCTTGCTTGTTAGCTTTGTAGCCCATGTTCCTTTTCTCCTTATAAGAGCCAGGTCTGTTTAGCTGGTGTTACTAGTGTAGGCCAATAGATAAATATCATACCCTAATTtgcttaattatttatatattgtatgtcaTCTGTTAGCAGATTCTAATATGCGcaaatgtttatttgaagaaaatGTTTTCTTATCTGCAGAAAATGCGCCCTCAGTGGCCAGACTAAAACCTGCAAGCACAGAATCAAATTCGGGGACTCCAGCAACTACTATTACGTGTCTCCATTCTGTCGGTATCGGGTGAGTGTTTACCTGCTGCTTTTCATAATGACCTTTCAGCTTTTTCAGCCCTGAATGTAATTAGCTAATGTTGTGTAGTAACAATATTTGCCTCATCCATCACCTGGAATGGAaagttttcttctttcttttaatttttggtTTGGATATGATTAAAAGCtgaatatgtacatatattCCTTACTGATTGATCCTGTGAAGGAACTGACCTTATTACAGAAGACAAACAAAACCCAGTAAAgcagaaaacatataaataatagGGATGTAAAgggggataaaaaaaacaatttgaatCAGCAAATTGGTCTAGCattctttttagaaataaaatctGATGTCATTTGGCTTTAAGAGGCATCTTTTGGCGATATCTGTGGCGTCACGAGAATAGGATCACGATTGCAACTCCACTTTATACTTTAGTAGTTAAAATTGGATTATAAAccagagcttttttttaatttgctgcTTGACTTTCTAGGCCCACtgctttaaaaagaaactttGTTTAGTCAGTCCGCATACCAATTATAAGTCAGGTCATCAAAAGGTCATCGATCTGATCTGTGTGTACTgttacaaacacaaaaatatatgcAAAGAAGACCATCTGTGTTCTAAATGTTCCTCAGATTGGTACGTTATTGGTACGCTCGGTCCATATATTCTGCCTGTTTCAAACGTCTTTGGAAAATCACTGCAAACCTGTTCTCCCTTTAGAAAGAGATGTTCctattttgttcttgttctaagATGACTCATCTTTCAATCCAAACCTTTTCCACAAGAAAACACTACTGGCTCGCTCAACTGCTGGTAAAAAGGCAGTTCTCAAACTTTGTgttgagagagatggagaataGAACTAGAAGAGATAAAAAGATGTTGGATTTTGACACGCAATAGCTACACTGGAACACAGATACACAATACCAAGCCGGCAGCAAGTTTAGTGAAATGTGCATCAATAACATGTTAAATTTAACTCAACTCAGTAGTGAATTGAAGTATATTGAGTGATTACTTGTTTAACTGGATTGCTTTTTGTAGCGTATCGTGCACTTCTATCATATTCACACTCTTAATTTATAAGTAAGAAATAGAACATGGCTATGGCTATATCCATGAATATAGAGGAAGCTTAAAACAAGACTGTTTTTTCATCATTTGTATATGATTTATTGAGACGTAAACAAATGTATTCAGGTTGTTTGATGTTAAAACTCTATCCTTGCCAAAAGAACTTACTGGCATACTAAAACCTCCCTAAACGCTACCGAATATACGTTGCCAGATGAGGACCATTTCATGATCATTTTGCAATGAGTATTTTTTTGTCCTCGGGGTAATTCCATGTTTTTTGTTCTTAATGTGAATCACGAGCCATTGTGAACAGTAGCCTGTTTACTACAACTTATCTCACTTAGCCCACAGACGTACCCTATTTCCAGAATGTCCCCGAGGCATGTCAGTTTGCACACATAAAGAATTGCAGCAGACTGATGAAGAGGGAGAAACTGTTGGAAATAAAAGTGCACAAAATGCTGTACAGTGATGTTCATGTAGGCTTTAGTTGCTGCCGTCAAATTACCTCTCCTTTCTAATCCTAGATCACCTCCGTCTGTAACTTCTTTACCTACATTCGCTACATCCACCAAGGACTGGTCAAGCAGCAGGACGGTGAGCTAATCTGACAACAcgcccacatacacacacacacacacttctgcacTTCTGCAGGTGTGGCAAGTTTCTGATTTTTGACAGAGCAAGAGCAAGAATGAGGCTAGTGAGAGGAATGACTCTTTGTCACAGCTATAATGTatacgtgataacaggaactaacttgtctctcggatgttccacaacactaaAATTAACTTGAAACCATTAATATGTGTGATgcgtcattcattaataaattaaacacagtAATCATTGGTCCACTTTGAGGTGGTAACGACACTCGTGCTGTGCCGTATCACACCACTCCAGCATGGATTATTTACATATAACCGCACAGTCTGtcctgtgttattccttactcatAAAAACAGTATACATTATTATGTACATTATCcttataatgtatatgtattatgTAACCATGTTAAGAGATATTACCAGCAATAGCATTAATAAGCAACAATCTTTTGCTACAAAAGTGGAGTCTCACTAAATGTTTATGTCCGTATTACATAACCTAATGCATTCAGTAATACATGACATGCAAGGAGCATACTATCTGAGTCAATATCATGTGATGGTTGGTAGGAAAACACAGTGTGAAAGAAGTAGGGTAAAAAGTTATGGTATGGTagctgtatatgtatatatagactAATCTTCACCTTCAGTAGTTACAAAACAATGAGAAAACACTGATTTCTTTGATGTGCAAAtcacattttaaagaaaaaaaaaaggtcagttaTATCAGGGGTATTCAactatgaaaatatatttacataaattgtGTTGCTTATAAACAACTAACCCTGATGAAAAGAGTTACTTTTTAAAGCTTCACAAcaacattgttttgtttcaaaGTGGTGCTTCACTTCACCATGTTAATCTGGCTTTTGAAATCAACTTTAAATGTTCTGTTttcatcatgttttgttttgtttttttctttctttaaacaaGACATGTCATCAGTTTGCTAATTGCACCAGAGAGGGTCAGTGAAATGGAAAAATTtgtgaaagtctgtgaaaactctTCCTTTTCTGAGCAATGAGCTGCCTTTAGTTCAGTCATTTATTGTACACGATACTACAGAGGATGTGCTGCAGTTTCTGTACGATGGCATAACAGCACAGTCTGGAGTGTGCGAGTCCGTTTCTACCACAGCTCGATGCTCacgattacaatgtttaatttattaacaaatcaCACCTCGCACATTTTAACAGTtcatagttagatttaatgttgcggaacgTCCGAGAGAAAAGCGAGTTGTTCTCATTTATGCTCTATCTGTAATAAACAGTTGTCCCTTCACCagtctgtcctctctctctctctctctctctctctctcacacacacacacaattccgtTCAATTCAGCAAGCTTCACTGGCATGACCATATACATTTAAAGTATTCTCAAAGCATTACAGAAATTAAGAactgttattaataaaaacatgttagTTTAGTGTTTGTATAAACATATGATCAGAATCtgaataaacacattatattagtGTCCATATAAAAACGTAGAGATGAGAGAATAGGAAGCAAGTGTCAGTTCAAATATTGGCaatctctcgcgctctctctctcgctctctcggaGCATAAAGCATATAttactgaagactttcccatgctgGAAACTTTGCAAAGCACCATGACCGTTACAAAGAGCTGACGCCTGAGAgtccttcaataaatgttaaataaatgtctccgaacaaaaacatcacatttttcTTAAACAGCacagttttaaaatctgtttattattagtcttggattatgtggagcatcatTCATTTTACAGCTGGTACCACTGTCTGAGCtgtgcacaccttctgaccaatcagattcgagaattcaaccgcGCCATGGTATacgatttaatttaaaaaataaataaataaataaatgctgccaCAAATACGGTACATGAAACAGATAAGGTAGATGCAGCACATTCAGAGTATTTATAGCTcctgcagttaaaaaaaattgatcgcgtcagtgatgtttattttcaaatatcAGTTATATGCAGAGTAAAGTTTTGTATTAATTTTTGAAGAGTAAGGTAAATTGACTTGGGCTCTGTTATACTGTTCCACACAAATCAGGAAACATTTGGTCAGTGTCCGTGGTATGTTTTTCGTTTATTCAGCTGAACAGATGTTCTGGGAGGTCATGCAGCTGCGGAAGGAGATGTCATACGCCAAGCTGGGCTACTTCAGAGATGAACTGTGACTGG contains:
- the rab3ip gene encoding rab-3A-interacting protein isoform X2 — encoded protein: MASEPLEGFHEVNLASPTTPDLHGVNEPHTPKPSAPPSTLYRTHSLTSNPCPPNALYVDQLPTQPVYPAPRDLDNDEPHNGSLPGLEGSASQEGGPGDGSALLGEEGEDPLSLSTDSLSRLRSPSVMEVREKGYERLKEELAKAQRELKLKDEECERLSKVRDQLGQELEELTASLFEEAHKMVREANVKQATAEKQLKEALGKIDVLQAEVAALKTLVLSTSPTSPCKELPSGSKVPFKKGHVRNKSTSSAMLGSQQELSVTQPIVDSILFNEFKAWKEEPTFERSCSFLDRIYREDIYPCLTFCKSELGSAILEAVERNTLSVEPVGFQPLPVVKASAVECGGPKKCALSGQTKTCKHRIKFGDSSNYYYVSPFCRYRITSVCNFFTYIRYIHQGLVKQQDAEQMFWEVMQLRKEMSYAKLGYFRDEL
- the rab3ip gene encoding rab-3A-interacting protein isoform X1, whose product is MASEPLEGFHEVNLASPTTPDLHGVNEPHTPKPSAPPSTLYRTHSLTSNPCPPNALYVDQLPTQPVYPAPRDLDNDEPHNGSLPGLEGSASQEGGPGDGSALLGEEGEDPLSLSTDSLSRLRSPSVMEVREKGYERLKEELAKAQRELKLKDEECERLSKVRDQLGQELEELTASLFEEAHKMVREANVKQATAEKQLKEALGKIDVLQAEVAALKTLVLSTSPTSPCKELPSGSKVPFKKGHVRNKSTSSAMLGSQQELSVTQPIVRDCKEVDSILFNEFKAWKEEPTFERSCSFLDRIYREDIYPCLTFCKSELGSAILEAVERNTLSVEPVGFQPLPVVKASAVECGGPKKCALSGQTKTCKHRIKFGDSSNYYYVSPFCRYRITSVCNFFTYIRYIHQGLVKQQDAEQMFWEVMQLRKEMSYAKLGYFRDEL